The DNA window TGCTCGCCGACGAACCAGCCGACGGCGACGGGGCGGTCCGTGACCGGCGAGACGGTGCCGCCGGTCGCGGCGGCCACTCGCGCTCCCTCACCCGGCTCGGGCGGCGCCACCAGGCTCACCGAGGCGTCGGTGCCCACGCGGATGTCGGCCTGGTCGTGCTGCGAGCGCTGCCACGTCGAGCCGAACGACGCGCCGAACGTCGTCACGGCCGCGGTGAGCGCGAGCAGCAGTGCCGCGGCCACCGCGCGGGGCCGGCGGGCCGCCTCGAACGCGGCGAGCGGCAGGACGAGCGCGCGCGAGCGGCGCGCCAGCGCGTCGACGCCGCGCAGGGGCAGCGGCACCACCCGCAGCGCCACCACCGCACCGGCGAGCAGGCACAGGGCGGGGGAGACGACGCGTACGACGTCGGTGCGGGCGGTGCTCGCGGCGGGCTGGTCGCGCAGCTGCCAGACCCCCACGAGCGCCAGGCCGACCAGCAGCAGGTCGGCACCCGAGCGGGCCGCCAGGCCGCGCCGGCTCGGCCGCGTCGACGAGTGCTCGCCGCGGTCGCGGCGCAGCGCGGGCAGCACGAGCACGGCGGCGAGCGCGACGGCTCCGAGCACCACCGCCTGCAGCTGGGCGCCGTCGCTGGACGGCCCCGCAGCCAGGCCGGCGCGCTCGAGGACCGGGAGGTGCGTGAGCCCGGTGTGCGCCAGGGTGGACAGCGGCACGGCGACCACCGACGCGAGGGCGGCCAGCACCGCGGCCTCGAGCGCGGCGGTGGCCAGCAGCTGGCGCGGGCCGGCCCCCAGCGCCGCGAGCAGCTCGGTCTCGCCCGCCCGCAGCGCCGTGACGAGCCGGCCGGCCAGGCCCAGCGCCGTCGCCGTCAGCGCGATGCCGAGCAGCACCACGACCAGCACCACCGTGCGGGTGGCCGACTGCTGCGTCCGCGCCACCGCGAGGGTGCGGGGCAGCTCGGACGAGATGCGCTCGGCCGCCGGTCGCTGGCGCAGCGCGGCGGAGAGACGGGGGTCGGCGGCACTCAGCCGGGCGGACACCTCGGCGAGCCGCGCGCCCGTCACCCCCGTCAGCACCGGCGACGCCGTGACGTCGAGCCGGTCGACGGTGGAGCCGCTGGTCATCAGGTCGGGCAGGGCGACGACGAAGGGGCCGTAGGCCTGCGCCGGCTCGGTGCTGTAGCCGTCCTGGTAGGCGATCTCGACCCCCGCGCCGCCGAGCGGGTCGCGCTCCCAGCCGGCCGCGGGCCGCGGCCGGAAGGTGCCGACGACCCGCACGTCCACCGGCGAGACCGAGTTGCCGCCACCGGTCTCCGCACCGAGCGCGACGCGGGTCCCGGTCGACAGGTGGAGGGCGCGCGCCGTCGCCTCGGGCACCACCGCCTCGAGCGCACCGCCTGAGCCGCCGGCAGCGGGCCACCGGCCCGTGAGGAGGTCGGCGCGCTCGGTCAGGGCGTCGAGGGCCGAGAGGTAGCCCAGCTGCCGCGACCCGCTGCCGCCGTCCCCCAGCCGGCGCATCGCCGAGGAGAACCGACGGGTGCTGGTGGAGCCGAGCGGCTCGAGGACCCAGCGGACCACGCCGCCCGCACCGGAGGCGACGGAGGTCACGTCACCGCCGCGTACGCCTGTGGCGATGGCGGTGACGTCGAGCTCCTTCGGCTGCGCGCGGACCACGGCGACGTCGAGCGCGCGCTCCTGCGTGCGCGTGAGCAGCAGCGCGCTCACCCCCAGCAGCGTCGCGCCCGCTGTCACGACGGCGAGGACGGCGGCGAGCAGCGCGAGCTGGACGCGTGCCCGCAGGAGCAGGAGCCCGAGCACCGCTAGCCCGTGACCTGACCGTCGGAGATGCGCACGACGCGGTCGGCCAGCTCCATCATCACCGGGTCGTGCGTGGCGATCAGGGCGGTGACGCCCTCGGACTCGACCACCGCGCGCAGCAGCGCCATGATCTCGAGCCCGGTCTCCGGGTCGAGCTGGCCGGTCGGCTCGTCGGCGACCAGCAGGCGGGGTGAGGCGGCGAGCGCGCGGGCGATGGCCACCCGCTGCTGCTGGCCTCCGGACAGCTCGCTCGGCCGCTGCTCGGAGTGGTCGGACAGCCCGACGAGGTCGAGCAGCAGCGCGACGCGGCGCTCGCGGTCGGCCACGGGGGTGCGCTTCATGCGCAGCGGGACGCCGACGTTCTCGGCCGCGGAGAGCACGGGCACCAGCCCGAAGGTCTGGAAGACGTAGGTCACCGACTCGCGCCGCAGCCGGCTCAGGCCCTCCTCGTCGAGCCCGGTGACCTCGGTGCCGTCGACGCGCACGCTGCCCGCGTCCGGCCGGTCGAGACCGCCGATCACGTTGAGCAGCGTCGTCTTGCCCGACCCGGAGCGCCCGACCAGCGCCACCATCGTGCCGGCCTGCACGTCGAAGGAGACCTCGCGCAGCGCGTGCACGGCCCGCTCGCCGGACCCGAAGCTGCGCCGCACGCCCCGCACGGAGACCATCGGCTCCGCGACCACCTCGGCCGTCATGCGCCGGTGTCGGGGCGGATGGCCACCTGGTCGGTCTCGAGCGCGAGGCGCACCCGTCGGGTCAGCGCCAGCGCCTCGCGGTAGTCCTTGGGCACCTGTACGCGTCCGGCCCGGTCCATGATCGCGTACTCCTCCGCGACGACCCGGTGCTCGCCGTCGGCCCCGGTCGTCGAGCGCCGCAGCACCTCGCTGCTGGTGCGGCCGGCGCGGATGGCCACGGTCCGCTCGACCTGGCCGCTCACGTCCGGGTCGTGCGTGACCATGACGACGGTGACGCCCAGCTGCGAGTTCGCGGTGCGCAGAGCGCCGAAGACCTCGCCCGAGGTCTCGGTGTCGAGCTCGCCGGTCGGCTCGTCGGCGAGCAGCACCCGCGGCCGGTTGGCGAGCGCGACGCAGATCGCGACGCGCATCTGCTCGCCGCCCGACATCTGCGCGGGACGGCGCCGCGCGCAGTGCGCCACGCCGACCGACTCGAGCAGCTCACCCGTACGGCTCCTGCGCTCCCTGCGCGGCACGCCCGCCAGCGTCATCGGCAGGTCGACCATCTGAGCTGCGGAGAGGTAGGGCACCAGGTTGCGCGCCGTCTGCTGCCGGACCAGGCCGACCGCGTGGCGGCGGTAGTGCACGCGCTCCCTGCGCGACATCGACATGAGGTCCCAGGAGGCCACGCGCGCCCGACCCGCGGTGGGGGCGTCGGTCCCGGCGAGCAGCGAGAGCAGCGTCGACTTGCCCGAGCCCGAAGCACCGATGATGGCGACCATCTCGCCCTCGTGCACCAGCAGGTCGAGCCCCTGCAGCGCCTGCACCTCGATCGAGCCGGTCTGGTAGATCCGCACGAGGTTGTCGCACACGATGAGCGCGTCGTGGCCGAACTCCTGCTCCGGCCCGGCACGTCGTGCGCTCAGCGGCCCGTCGAGCAGGGACACGCGGATACCTCCAGGGACGTGGTCGGCCGCGCGCAGACTAGCCCGCGACCTGCTGGTGCCGCAGCGGTCGACACCGAACCGCAACCTGGCACCGGCGCGGCAAGGGCCGTGCGACGCTGGGATGCATGGCACCCGACCGCTCCGCGATGCTCGCTCTCTACGAGCGCTACCTCGCCTGCTGCAACGCGCACCGGGCCGACGACCTGGGCGAGTTCGTCTCGCAGCACGTGAGCGGTTCCGGGCCCGTCGACGGGCTGGCGGCCTACATCGAGAGCGTTCGTGAGGTCTACGTCGGCTTCCCCGACTACCGCTGGGAGGTGCAGGACGTGTTCGTCGACGGCCGCACGATCGTCGCGCGGCTGTTCGGCTCCGGCACGAACACAGGCACCTTCAGCGGCATCGCGCCGACCGGGCGGCGGATCCGCACGCAGGAGCTCGTCGTCTACCAGGTCGAGGACGGGAAGATCGCCCACTGCTGGGGCGACCTCCACCCGGTCGTCCGCGACGCGTTGTCGGCCGTCGTCAGGGCAGCTGGATGACGCCTGCGGTGATGGGGGCCTGCTCGCCGTAGGGCGCGCCCGTGATCACGAAGACGCCACCCGAGCGGCTCCACGAGCTCGGGCTGGTCAGCGGGATCGTGAAGCGGCTGTAGCCGCGCGGCATCGGCGTGCTCATGCGCTCCCACGCGCCGGGGTCACCGGCCGCCCGGTTGATGACGAAGTCGACGTCGTCGTTGCAGCTGACGATGATCGTGCCGTCCTTGCCGCCGTAGTCGGCCCACGAGACCGTGGGTGCCGAGGCCGGGGCGTGGCCGTCCTGGTCGAGCAGCTCGATGGACGGGGACGCGTCGAACTCCTCGGGGTCCCTCGCGAGCTTGTAGTGCACCGGGTAGTAGGTCGCGCTGACGCCGTACTCGTAGGTCATGATCCACAGGTGGTTCGTGATCTTCGCGACGGTCGTCATGCCCGGCCGCTTCGCGTAGTCCGTGCCCACCGCGTCGTTGACGACCGGACCCCAGGTGCGGAGGTCCTTGGTGGTCTGGTGCGCCAGCTTCTGGCCGTAGAGCGGGTCGCGCTGGTCGGAGTAGTAGCAGATCAGCCGGCTGCGGTGCAGCAGCAGGAACGGCTCCCACACCGGCGTGAACCCGTTCTCCGCACGTGGCGCTCCGCCCTCGGCGACCGTGCTGAGGAAGCTCCAGGTCTTGCCGCGGTCGGTGCTCGCCCAGAGGACGATGCGGGTGCTGTTGAAGTCGAGCGAGTTGCCGGCGCACAGGATCGCGCCCTGGGGCAGGCCGCCGAAGGGCCGCTGCAGCTCGTAGAACGACGGCTGCAGCCAGATCCTGCCCTCCTCGCCGCCCACCGTGCTGAGGTAGTGCCACGTGCGGCCGTCGTCCTCGCTGCGGTAGACCGGGAACCCGCCGGGGCTGCCGAGGCTGAACTGCTGGAAGGTCGCCAGAGTGGTGCGGGCCGTGCCGGTCTGCGGGCCGCCCAGGCGGATCGCGCGCGCGTAGGACGCGCCGGGCCCGTCGAACACCGTGACCGGGCCGAACGGCGTCTCGCCGTGCCGGGCCCTCGACCTCGCCGACGCCGCCGACGCGGGCGCCGCGGTCCCGAGCGACAGGCCGACCGCGGCTGCCGCAGCCGCGC is part of the Motilibacter peucedani genome and encodes:
- a CDS encoding ester cyclase, which encodes MAPDRSAMLALYERYLACCNAHRADDLGEFVSQHVSGSGPVDGLAAYIESVREVYVGFPDYRWEVQDVFVDGRTIVARLFGSGTNTGTFSGIAPTGRRIRTQELVVYQVEDGKIAHCWGDLHPVVRDALSAVVRAAG
- a CDS encoding ABC transporter ATP-binding protein, with the protein product MLDGPLSARRAGPEQEFGHDALIVCDNLVRIYQTGSIEVQALQGLDLLVHEGEMVAIIGASGSGKSTLLSLLAGTDAPTAGRARVASWDLMSMSRRERVHYRRHAVGLVRQQTARNLVPYLSAAQMVDLPMTLAGVPRRERRSRTGELLESVGVAHCARRRPAQMSGGEQMRVAICVALANRPRVLLADEPTGELDTETSGEVFGALRTANSQLGVTVVMVTHDPDVSGQVERTVAIRAGRTSSEVLRRSTTGADGEHRVVAEEYAIMDRAGRVQVPKDYREALALTRRVRLALETDQVAIRPDTGA
- a CDS encoding permease, with the translated sequence MLGLLLLRARVQLALLAAVLAVVTAGATLLGVSALLLTRTQERALDVAVVRAQPKELDVTAIATGVRGGDVTSVASGAGGVVRWVLEPLGSTSTRRFSSAMRRLGDGGSGSRQLGYLSALDALTERADLLTGRWPAAGGSGGALEAVVPEATARALHLSTGTRVALGAETGGGNSVSPVDVRVVGTFRPRPAAGWERDPLGGAGVEIAYQDGYSTEPAQAYGPFVVALPDLMTSGSTVDRLDVTASPVLTGVTGARLAEVSARLSAADPRLSAALRQRPAAERISSELPRTLAVARTQQSATRTVVLVVVLLGIALTATALGLAGRLVTALRAGETELLAALGAGPRQLLATAALEAAVLAALASVVAVPLSTLAHTGLTHLPVLERAGLAAGPSSDGAQLQAVVLGAVALAAVLVLPALRRDRGEHSSTRPSRRGLAARSGADLLLVGLALVGVWQLRDQPAASTARTDVVRVVSPALCLLAGAVVALRVVPLPLRGVDALARRSRALVLPLAAFEAARRPRAVAAALLLALTAAVTTFGASFGSTWQRSQHDQADIRVGTDASVSLVAPPEPGEGARVAAATGGTVSPVTDRPVAVGWFVGEQGLAPRLLAVDTAHAGALLRGRRDGRWRGTTWAASASRLRPTSRIVGVPLPSTGVTISGTASAGAELRATPRLLTQDATGLRTLTYAAPVRLDGSPHPLVLNVPLPPGLQLVGVALRFETVDQDAGPAPPSTDVSVTVHLPGATGGSTGWSAAPTGSDRSTGSEQVVTAAGVQVTSAGGATDVRTRAAVSVPGLVYGRAEVLSTALDRPQVVPVAASHRLLQTIHSSVGDELAVTVGATTVRVRVAAEVPYVPSLSGGIALLADADLLSRALVGAGQLDPAVDGWWVGDPQRADAAARLRALDIGDVLSRRELDDELARGPLRVVLPAALGVLLVAAVLLALVGTTLHVTADLESRALEVARLRGLGLPRRAILTALLVQHGAVLALLLSTGTVVGAVTSAAFATRLVRSDLGAEPTPAVLEQWPWGTEVALVGGVLLGCLALTALVVSVQVRRADTAHLRVAS
- a CDS encoding ABC transporter ATP-binding protein; this encodes MTAEVVAEPMVSVRGVRRSFGSGERAVHALREVSFDVQAGTMVALVGRSGSGKTTLLNVIGGLDRPDAGSVRVDGTEVTGLDEEGLSRLRRESVTYVFQTFGLVPVLSAAENVGVPLRMKRTPVADRERRVALLLDLVGLSDHSEQRPSELSGGQQQRVAIARALAASPRLLVADEPTGQLDPETGLEIMALLRAVVESEGVTALIATHDPVMMELADRVVRISDGQVTG